A region of Dendropsophus ebraccatus isolate aDenEbr1 unplaced genomic scaffold, aDenEbr1.pat pat_scaffold_1052_ctg1, whole genome shotgun sequence DNA encodes the following proteins:
- the LOC138774727 gene encoding mitochondrial nicotinamide adenine dinucleotide transporter SLC25A51-like: MDREAHEKRKTDLVLPGANQDLLHPTLAIGAGKHYLCGYCAAFTNIAITFPIQKVLFRQQLYGLRIRDAIRQLEKDGIRTLYRGILPPLLQKTTTLALMFGLYEDFSSLLLRHTNSPELVTRSVAAVLAGTTEALLTPFERVQTLLQDYKHHDRFTNTFQAFKVLRPYGIAEYYRGLVPILVRNGPSNALFFGLRTPIKQCLPEAKTSSAHVINDFICGGLLGAMLGILFFPINVVKARMQSQIGGEFTSFGKVFMTIWTERDGKLTHLFRGALLNYNRSILSWGIINATYELLLKLF; this comes from the coding sequence ATGGATAGAGAAGCCcatgaaaaaaggaaaactgaCTTGGTTCTCCCAGGTGCAAACCAAGACCTTTTACATCCTACATTAGCAATCGGAGCTGGTAAACATTATTTGTGTGGCTACTGTGCTGCATTCACAAACATTGCCATCACCTTCCCCATCCAGAAGGTGCTCTTTCGGCAGCAGCTTTATGGATTACGAATAAGGGATGCTATTAGACAGTTGGAGAAAGATGGGATTCGTACACTTTACCGGGGAATATTACCTCCCCTCCTGCAGAAGACTACAACTCTTGCCCTGATGTTTGGTCTTTATGAGGACTTCTCGAGTCTTTTGCTAAGGCATACAAATTCTCCAGAGCTTGTTACACGAAGTGTAGCAGCAGTCCTTGCAGGAACAACTGAAGCTCTTCTCACACCTTTTGAGAGAGTTCAGACTTTGCTTCAGGATTACAAACACCATGACCGATTTACAAACACTTTTCAGGCTTTTAAAGTGCTTCGACCCTATGGAATTGCAGAATATTACCGCGGACTGGTCCCAATTTTGGTCCGGAATGGACCAAGCAATGCACTTTTCTTTGGTCTCCGTACCCCAATCAAACAGTGTTTGCCAGAAGCCAAAACCTCCAGTGCTCATGTGATCAATGACTTTATTTGTGGGGGACTGCTTGGAGCAATGTTGGGTATCCTCTTTTTCCCAATTAATGTGGTAAAAGCCCGTATGCAGTCCCAGATCGGAGGGGAATTTACCTCCTTTGGAAAGGTGTTCATGACAATCTGGACAGAGCGTGATGGGAAGCTGACACACCTTTTTCGTGGTGCCCTTCTTAACTACAATAGATCAATCTTGTCCTGGGGTATCATCAATGCAACATACGAGCTGCTGTTAAAGCTGTTCTGA